CCTCTAGAATGGGGGTTTCGTTAGGGAGCTATCAATAGTGTTGATGACAAAGGACTGTTGCGCCGAATGCAAGGAACCCCGGAGGCAGGCGATTGTCGCGCAAAATCACACCACTTGGCAGGTGCTTTTAGGCCACACTTATCGAGCCCCAACCAAACGCTGAACCATAACAGCGGAGAGTCCCATGCCTGATACACCTGCGCTGCGTAGCGTGCTCGAAAATGATCGTTTCCGTCTATTGGTCGATGCCGTGATCGACTATGCGATTTATATGCTGGACCCCAACGGTATTGTCGTCAGTTGGAACTCCGGCGCCCGGCGATTCAAGGGCTACCAGGAGGCAGAGATCCTCGGTTCGCATTTTTCGTGTTTCTACACCCCACAGGACCGCGAGGCCGGCATGCCCGAGCGGGCGTTAAAAGCGGCTACCGAAGAGGGGCGATTCGAGGGCGAAGGCTGGCGTGTGCGCAAGGACGGCACGCACTTCTGGTGCCATGTGGTGATCGACCCGATCCGTGATCCCGATGGCAGCCTGCTGGGCTTCGCGAAGATTACCCGCGACCTGACCGATCATAAGATTGCCGAGCAAACCCTCAAGCAGAGTGAGCAACAGTTTCGCCTGCTGGTGCAGAGCGTCACCGACTACGCCATCTATATGCTCGACCCCGTGGGCCGCGTCAGCAGTTGGAACCTGGGAGCGCAGCACATCAAGGGGTACTTGCCCCTGGAAGTCATCGGCCAACATTTTTCGCTGTTCTACACCGCCCAGGACCGCGCCAACGGTGAACCCCAGCGCGCGCTGGAAGTGGCTGCCCGCGAAGGCCGGTTCGAGAAGCAGGGCTGGCGGGTGCGTAAAGACGGTTCGCAGTTTTTGGCCCACGTGATTATCGACCCGATCTGGTCCGACACCGGCGAGGTGCTGGGCTTTGCCAAGATCACCCGCGATATCAGCGAGGTGGTGCAGGCGCAAAAAGAACTGGAGCTGGCACGTGAGGCGTTGTTCCAGTCACAGAAACTGCAAGCCGTGGGGCAACTCAGCGGCGGCATTGCCCACGACTTCAATAACCTGCTGACGGTGGTGCGTGGCAACCTGGAGCTGTTGCGCAAGCACGTCGGCGACAACCCGAAACTGTCGCGCCTGGTGGACAATGCCGTGCTCGGCACCGACCGGGGGGTGTCATTGACCCAGCGCATGCTGGCTTTCGCCCGGCGCCAGGAGCTGAAAACCGAAGCGGTGTATTTGCCGCAGATGGTCACCAATATTCTCGGCCTGTTGTGCAGCTCGGTAGGGCCCAAGGTGCAGGTGCAGGCGCATCTGGCCCCTGACCTGCCCGCCGTGCATGCCGACATCAACCAATTGGAACTGGCCCTGCTCAACCTTGCCAGCAATGCCCGTGACGCGATGCCTGGCGGCGGCGCGCTGGCCATCGACGCCCAGGTGCGTGAAGCCGAGGGAACGCTTCGCCACGGGCAATACGTATGCCTGTCGATCGTCGATGAGGGCGAAGGCATGGACCCACAAACCCTGGCCCGTGCCGCGGACCCGTTCTTTACCACCAAGGGCGTGGGCAAGGGCACCGGTCTTGGGCTATCAATGGTCCATGGCCTGGCAGAACAGCTGGGTGGCCGCCTGGTGATGCAAAGTACGATAGGGCTGGGCACGCGTGCCGAACTGTGGCTGCCCCTGGCAACCAGCAAGGTCATCAACGCACCCTCGCCGGTTGTGGAACTCGCCGCTCCAGCGTTCAAGACATTGACGATATTGGTAGTGGATGACGACAGCCTGGTGCTCAACAGCACCAAGCTGTTGCTTGAAGACCTTGGCCATCGAGTGATCTGGGCCGCCAGCGGGGCCGTGGCCCTGCAGTGCTTTGCGCAGCACCCGGGCATCGACCTGATGATCACCGACATGGCCATGCCGCACATGGACGGGGCGCAATTGGCCGAGCGTGTGCGGGCGATGCTGCCCGGCTTGCCAATTATTCTCGCCACTGGCTACGCGCTGAACCTGGATGGCCCCATTGCGACACTGCCGCGACTGTTCAAACCCTACAGCCAGTTGCAATTGGCGGAGGTGATGGCCCAGGCGCTTGCGCAGCCAACTGTTGGCTGAACAACAGCAGTCGGGCAGTTGTGGTCTGCGCGGCACAGTCCGGCCCTAATGGATATTTTTAACTAACTGATTTAACTGAATAAAAAATATGGCACGGGCTCTGCAAAGCACAGGTGAACCCTTTCACCCGTCGTTCAGCGGAGCCCAGTATGCCTTGCACCTTTTTCTCGCGTTCACGTTTCATCTGGCTTGGCGCAGCATTGTTGCTGGGCCATGCCGCCGTGTCCCAGGCCGCCGCCGATGGCGATGACGCGGTGCCGTCCCTGGCCGGCAAGCGCATAGCGGTGAGCATGACTGGCACCAGTCACTACTTCGATATCAAGGCGTTCCAGGCCCAGGTCGACGAGATCAAACGCCTCGGCGGCACGCCCATCACCCTGGATGCCGGGCGCAATGACAAGAACCTGGTCACCCAACTGCAAACCGTGGTCACCCAGAAACCCGATGCCGTGATCCAGACCCTCGGTACGCTCAGTGTGATTGACCCGTGGCTCAAGCGCATCAGCAAGGCGGGCATCCCGCTATTCACCATCGATGCGCCTTCGCAATACAGCCTCAACAACACCACCTCCGATAACGTCGCCACCGGCAAGGCCCTGGCCGATCAACTGATCAAGGATGCCGGGGGCAAGGGCAAGATCCTGGTGTTCAACGGCTTCTACGGCGTGCCGGTGTGCGCGATTCGCTACGACCAGTTGAAACTGGCGCTCAAGGACCACCCGCAGTTGGAGATCATCGAGCCGGAACTGCGCGATGTGATCCCCAACACCGTGCAGGATGCTTATTCCCAGGTGTCGGCGTTGCTCAACAAGTACCCGGCCGGCAGCGTCTCGGCGATCTGGGCGGCGTGGGACATTCCGCAACTGGGGGCGAGCAAGGCGTTGATTGATGCCAAGCGCACCGAGATCAAGACCTACGGCGTCGATGGCACGCCTGAAGTGCTGGAGCTGCTCGGCCAGGCCAATTCGCCGGTGGGCGCCGTGGTGGCCCAGCAACCGGCGCTGATCGGCAAGACCGCGGTGCAGAACGTGGCCCGTTACCTGGCCGGGCAGCGCGACTTGCCCAAGGAAACCCACGTGCCGACGCTGTTGACCACGGCGGCCAACCTGGCGCAAGTCCAGCAACTGCGGGGTGATTGATGGCAGCGTTGCACTTGCAGCACCTGCGCAAACGTTTCGGCGCCACCCTGGCCCTGGATGATGCGAGCCTGAAAGTCGAGCGCGGCACCATTCACGGCCTGGTGGGCGAGAACGGTGCCGGCAAGTCGACCTTGATCAAGGTCCTGGCGGGGATCCACAAGGCAGACTCGGGGCAGGTGAGCATCGACGGTCGGCCATATGCGGCATTGTCGCCGCGCCAGGTGGACACGCTTGGCGTGCAGTTCATTCATCAGGAGCGGCTGTTGCCAGCAAGTTTTACCGTCGGCGAGGCGCTGTTTTTTGGGCACGAGTTACGCCGTGGGCCGTTTGTCGACCGGCGTCGGCAACAGCGCGAAGCCGAGCGCTTGTTGGCAGAATATTTTGAATTGCAACTACCGGCCGGGGCGCTGGTAGGCGAGTTGAACAGCGCCGAGCGCCAGGTGCTGCAAATCACCCGGGCGTTGATTCGCAAGCCGAAAATCCTGGTGTTCGACGAACCCAGCGTGGCGCTGGTCAAGCGTGAGGTCGACCAGCTGCTGCGCATCGTCAAGCGCCTGCGGGACCAGGGTTTGTCGATCCTGTACATCTCCCATTACCTGCAGGAAATCGACAGCCTGTGCGATGAAGTCACGGTGCTGCGCAATGGCCGCGATGTGGCGGTGGTGGAGCCTCGGCATACCTCCAGCGCGCAGATTGCGCGGTTGATGGTCAACCGCGAGGTGCAGGAAATGTACCCCAAGGCGCGGGTCGAACCGGGCGCGCCATTGCTGCAAGTGCGCTCGCTGAACCTGGCGCGGCGCTACCGGCAGATCGATCTGGAGTTGCGCCGGGGCGAAATCGTCGGGCTGACCGGGCTGGTCGGGTCGGGGGCCAAGGACTTGCTCAAGGCCCTGTTTGGGGTGGTGCGTCCCGACAGCGGCAGCATTCATCTGGAAGGACGCTTGTTGCGCTTGCGTTCGCCCGGTGACGCCATCGCCCAAGGGATCGCGCTGGTGCCGGAAGAGCGTCGCAGCCAAGGGATTTCGCCACTGCTCACGGTGCTGGAGAACCTCACCCTGGCCGGACTTGAGCGGTTCAGCCGCTGGGGTTTGTTGAGCAAGCGCCGGGAGCATTCCGAAAGCCTGCGCCTGATCGAAGAACTGGCAATCAAGACCCCGGGCCCGCAGGCCGCCGTCAGCCAACTCAGCGGAGGCAATCAGCAGAAGGTCGCCTTGGGTAAATGGCTAAGTCGGCGCTCGGCGGTGTACCTGCTGGACGAGCCGTGCGTGGGCGTGGATGTCGGTGCCAAAGTCGAGATTTACCGCCTGGTCGGGCGCCTGGTGGAAGAGGGCGCTGCGGTGCTGGTGCTGTCTTCTGACCTGCCGGAACTGCTGGGGATTTGCGACCGCATCCTGGTGATGCATCGCGGCCAAATCGCCGGTGAATTCCAGGCCGGTGAGACGGACAGTGATCAACTGTTGGCGTGTGCCACCGGCGCGGTGCAACCTGTTTTATCTGCACCCGTAAGCCGGGAGGTGGCACATGCACCTGCTTGAAAGCGCTGCCCCAGGCTTGTCCCAACGGGTATGGGTGCTGTTGCTGCGACGGGGTTCGGTCGGGGTGTTCCTGGCGATCCTGCTGGGGTTCGCCATTGCCGCGCCGAACTTCCTGTCGGTGGGCAATATTGCCAATGTGTTCAGCCAGTCAGCGATCCTCGGCGTGCTTGCCTTCGGCCTGACCTGCGTGATTATCGGCGGCGGCTCCAACGTGGTGGCCGGCGGGCTCGACCTGTCGCTGGCGGCGAATCTGGGGTTGTGCGCGGCGGTGTTCAGCCGACTCAACAACGCCGGTCTGGACCTTTGGGCAAGCCTGCTGCTGACTTTGGGCTGTGGCCTGGCGGTGGGCCTGCTCAATGGCCTGGCCGTGGTGGTGCTGCGTTTGCCACCGTTGCTCGCCACTCTGGCAAGCATGAATGTGCTGGCCGGGTTGGAGTTGGTCCTGACCGAAAATACCGTGGTTTCTACGGATTCACCGTTGCTCGACCTGCTCAGTGGCGCAACCTGGCTGGCAGTGCCGGCCCTCGCCTGGGTGTTGCTGGTGACGGCATTCGTGCTGACCCTGCTGATCCAGCACACCGCCTACGGCCTGCGCCTGCATGCCGTCGGCGAGTACCCGCACGCCGCCGAGGCCGCAGGGGTTCGGGTACCGGCCTATGTGCTTTCCAGCTATTTGCTGTCGGGGCTGTGTGCGGCGGTGGCGGCGTTGTGTTCGGCGGCGTTTTTCAGCGGCAGCACCACCGGCTCCGGCGACATGTTGCTGTCGGTGGTCGCGATTGCGTTTCTCGGGGTGGTGTTTTCCCGGCGGCTGGTAGCGAGCATCCCCGGCACCTTGCTGGCGACCTTGTTGATCGGTTTTTTGATCAACGGGTTTCAGTTGCTCAACCTGTCGAGCTTCTGGGTCAACGGGGTGCAGGGCGTGCTGATTCTGTTGGTGGTCGCGGCTTCCAGCGCATTGAACCGGGGAGAGCATTCATGAGTCGGGTATCCACGCTGCAAGCACACGGTGGCGGTTGGCGGTCACTGTTGCCCCTGACGTTGCCGCTGGTGTTCGTGGCCATTGTGCTGGTGTTTGCCTGGCAGGCGCCGGGGTTTCTCAGTGGCGGCAACCTGAAAAGCCTGGTGCTGAATAACTTTGTGCTGCTGGCGATTGTCGCCATCGGCATGACTTACGCCGTGGCGGCTGGCGGCATCGATTTGTCGGTGGGTACGGCGCTGGATTTCGCCAGTTTCAGCTTTGTGGTGCTGCTGAATGCCGGGCACGGGTTGGGTGTGGCGGTCGCGGGCGCGTTGGCCGCCGGGCTGCTGGTAGGGCTGTTCAATGCCGGGTTGATCGCGGGCCTGCGGATCAGCCCGTTCCTGGCAACCCTGGGCACCTTGTTTATCGGCACCAGTGCCCAGCAGTTGCTCTCCGATGGCGGCCAGCCGATCTACATTGCGCAAGGGTTCAAGCCGGAACTGGCGAACTTCAGTCCATTGGGCGTGCCATTGCCGTTAATGATCGTACTGGTGTTGGCGGTGGTGTATGGCCTGCTACTGGCCCGTGGGCGCCTGGGGCGTGAACTGTTGGCTCACGGCACCCAGCCGCTGCTGGCGTATTACTCGGGGTTGTCGGCGCGGCGCATCGTCACCACCACGGTGCTGGCGGCGGCGCTGGCGTGTGGGGTGGCGGGGATTCTGCTCAGTTCGACGGTGAGCGCCTATGTGCCGCTGTCGGGCAATGCATTCCTGCTGAATGCGATTGGCGCGGTGTTTATCGGAACCACCCTGAATCGCCAGGGCCGGGCGAATATTCCGGGCACGCTATTGGGCGTGCTGTTTATCAATGTCATCGCCAATGGCTTGCTATTGATCGGCTGGAATTTCTACTGGCAGCAAGTGGCCACTGGCGTGCTGATTTTTGTCGTGTTGGCTTTCAGCTTTATCAGCCGCAGGATTGCCCAAAACACCTGAGGCGCAGCGCCCCAGGTGTCGACCTGGCGGTTACTTTTCCCAGTCGGCCTTGGGAATCAACAGCCCGTGGTTGCCGTTGTAGGCGGCGCGCTCGGGCTGTTTCCAGCCCTCCAGCAGCGCGTCGTCGAGACGGTAGATCTCAACCCCCAGCGGCCGGCAGACCTTCAGCGGGTCTTCGGCATCCGGGCCCCACATTGGTAGCGACAGGTCGCCGCCGGGGCAGGTGGAGAGGGCGCACAGCAGGTCGATTTCGGCAAAGAACTCCAGGTAGTCGCCCTGTTTGGCCGGGCAGGCTTTCATGAAGTACATGTCGTCGTGGTTCAGGCCGGTGCACTGGAAGATATTCAGCACGTCGTGCACGTCGAACTCGGTCAAGCCATGGGGCAACACGGCACGGGTCAGGTTGGAGTGGCAGTGGTGGTGGAAGTCTTCGCCGGTGAGCATCTTGTTCACGTAGGGGTCGCAGCGCGTGCCGAGCAAGTCGTGCAGGCGCCCGCCATGTTCATCGATGCCGTAGTCGGCCAGGCTGTCGTCGGTGATGGTGACCATCGGCCGCAAAAACGGCAGGTTCGACCATAGGCGATCGTAGGTCGTGACGTGGGCGCCTTGCAGTTGGCGGGTACGTGCCGCCCACATGCGTTCGCGGGGGTCGTTGGCACTCCACACGTTGAAGTCGCCGACCTGCGGGCCCACCGGGGTGGTCACGCGGAACACATGGCCTGCCGGCACTTTCCAGGCGCGGCCGGTGCGGATCGGCACTTCGAATTGCTCGATCAGGGTGCGGCCATCCCGGGACTCGCGCACACGGTCATAGAAGGCTTTGTCGACCTGCAAGGCAGCGCCTTTGCTGACTTGGTAGGCTGCTGGATAGTCCTTGTACATGGTAGGTCCTCGTTTCAGGGTTTTGGGATGCTGCTCAGGATGTCCAGCAGCAGCGATTCGGAGTCGTTGAGGTAGCTGGCCAGGGCTTCGCCGGCGGCCTCTTTATGGCCGTCAACCAGCAGGTCGTGGATCTGCCGGTCGCGCTCCAACCAGGGTTTCTGGAAGGTTTCCTCGCTGGGAGCATTGGAAAACACCAGGCGCATCTGGGCCGCAATATGGGTAAAAAACTCGTCCAGCAACGGGCTGCGCATCAGCCCGACGATGTGTTGGTGAAAGCGCAGGCTGTGGGTGCCGAAGGCCTGCCAGTTCTCGCGGTCCTGGGCCAGTTGCGCGGCCTCGATGGCGTCGAGCATCAGGTCGGACTGGTACTCGCGCAGCGGCTTGCTGGCCGCAATCGCCTGCAGCTCCAAGGTGCGCCGCACCTTGAAGATGTCGCGTACCTCATCCACCCCCAGGCGACGCACGATCACGCCTTTATTGCGCACGTAACTGGTCAGGCCCTCGCGGCCCAGGTGGTGCAAGGCTTCGCGCACGGTATTGCGCGAGGCGTTGTAGGCGTTGACCAGTTCGCTCTCCACCAGCGGCATGCCGGGCAGCAGGCGGCCGCCGATGATGTCTTCGCGCAGTTCAATGGCAACCTGGTCGGCCAGCGACAGGCTGGGTTCCTTGGCTTGACTCACGTTGGGGCTCCTGGGGCTCACGCCAGTTGGACGTCTTTGAGGAACTTGGTCATGCGTTCGCTGCGTTGCTCGAGCATTTCGCGCGGCGCGGCGTCCTGGATAATCTCGCCGCCTTCCATGAATACCACGCGATCGGAGAGCTTGAACGCGAAGTTCATTTCATGGGTGACGATGACCATGGTCATGCCTTCGCGGGCCAGTTCCTCGATCACCGCCAGCACGTCGCCCACCAATTCCGGGTCGAGGGCCGAGGTGGGCTCGTCAAACAACATCACCGAAGGCCGCATCGCCAGGGCCCGGGCAATCGCCACCCGTTGCTGCTGGCCGCCGGACAACTGGTGCGGGTATTTGCCGGCGTGTTCCAGCATGCCCACCTTGCGCAGCAGGGCCAGGCTCAACAGGCGCAACTCTTCGCCGCCACCATGGGCATGGTAGACGGGGGCCAGCATCACGTTCTCAAGGGCGGTTTTATGCGGGAACAGGTTGAACCCCTGGAACACCATGCCCACGTGGACAATGCCGCGCATATGCACCTTGTGCCCCAGTGCGCCTTGCGGTTCCTGGGTGCCACGCAGGAACGGCTGGCCTTGCAGGGTGATTTCGCCGCGGTCCAGGCTTTCGAGGCCGTTCATGGTGCGAATCAGCGTGGTCTTGCCCGAGCCCGACGGGCCGATGATCGACACCACCTCGCCCCAGCGCACATTCAGTTCCACACCCTTGAGCACTTCCAGCTCGCCATACGCCTTGCGCACCGCGCGGGCCTGCAGGGCGAACTCGCCGGGCTCGGCCTGGCCCGGGGCTCGTCCCGTCGCCACCTGGTCAAGTTCGGCAGCGGCGATTGCCTTGGGTTTGCGGCGGGTCACATCCAGGTGGTTTTCCAGTACGCGCAACAGCCAACTGAACACTGTCACGATGAATACGTAATAGAACGCCACGGCCAGCATGGTCTCCATCACCAGGAAGTTCTGGGTATAGAGTTGTTGGCCCACCAGCAGGATTTCCGAGAGCGAAATCACCGACACCAGCGAGGTCAGCTTGACGATGGTGATGTATTCGTTGGCCAGCGTCGGCAGGGCAACCCGCAGCGCCTGCGGTACCACGATCAACCGCTGCACCCCGCGATAACCCACGCCCAGCGCCTTGCCGGCTTCGCGCTGGCCCTTGACCACCGCCAGCAAGCCGCCGCGATGAATCTCGGCGATGTAGGCGGCTTCACTCAGCACCAGGGCGATCAAACCCGCAGAGTACGGGTTGGACAGCACCACGCTGGTCGATGGAAATACTTGCGGCAGGTTGTAGACGAAAATCAGCAGGACCAGCAACGGCAGGCTGCGGAAAAACCAGATGTAGGCCCCGGCGCAGTCTCGCAGCCAGCGGCGTTCCGACTGCCGGGCCAGGGCCAGGAAAAACCCCAGCGCGATCCCCAGCAGCCAGGTTTCCAGGCTCAGTTCGACCACGGTGCCGACGGCGCGCCAGAAGTCGCCGTTCCATAACAGGCCCAGGGTGTAGTGCCAATCGAATTGCATAAAGGTGCTCCGCGTGTCAGTTACCCAGTGCCGCACTGATCTCGGCGGCGTTTGGCTCGGCCAGGTTGTAGCGCGCGAGCAGCCTGGCGTAGCTGCCGTCCTGTTTGATCTGGCCCAGGGCAGTGGTCAACTCCTGCAGCAGCGCCGGGTTTTCCTTGCGTACGGCCAGGCCGACCACCACCGGGTAGATCAACTCGCTGGAGCTGATCACGGTTTTGCCGTGCAGTTTTTCGACGGTGATCTTTGCGACCGCGGCGTCTTCCATCTGCACGTCGACCGCCTGGGCCAGCAGGGCCTGGGCGGCTTCCGGGGAAGTCGGGAACTCACGGGACTCGATCGCCGGCTTGCCCGCAGGGATGCAGTATTGAGCCGATACGTTGTTCAGCTTTGGCACCCACGATGCGCCCTTGATCGAGCCGACACGCTTGCCGCACAGGTCTTCCGGGCGTTGGGGCTTGAAGTCACCGGCACTGAGCACCATCAGCGAAGAGCCCGTCTTCAGGTAGCTGAGAAAATCCACCTGCCTGGCGCGCTCGGGCGTGACATACAGCGCCGAGGCCACCACGTCGAAACGCCGGGCGTTGACGCCCAAAATCAGGTTGGCGAAACGGGTGTCGAGAAAACGCGGCGTCAACCCCAGTTGTTTGCCCATCAACTGCATGAACTCCGGGTCGAAACCGGCGGGGGTCTTTTGCTCAAGGTAGGTGTAGGGCGGGTAGGTGAGGTCAGAGCCGATCGACAGTTCGCCCTGTTTGAGGGTGCCCTTGACCTCGGCAGCCGACAGTAGCGGTGCCACACACGCCAGCGTTATCGCCAGCCCCAGGGTGCGGATGGTGTACTTGCCCGTCAGACCTTTTTGCATGTTCGTTGCCTCGGTTGCTGGATGCAGGGGTGGTTTGGATTGTTCAACAATCGCGTATTAGTGAGTAAGCGTTTTTCGTGCCAATGTCGGATTATTGATATTTTTTGATGGGTTTTACGGATGTGAGGATGTGTTTTTGTAAACGCGCACACCAAAACAGTGCGAGTCGCTACCGAGTGCCACATTGTGAAGCGCGCAGGCATGGAGTTTTGCGGGGCATAAACCACGTACTTATTGATAAAGTGCTGCTTCGTTACCGTGAGTGAACAGCAATGACGTCGATGTCCCAACGCCGCTCAACCTTGATTGCCTTGTTGGTCGCCGTCACCTTCTTCATGGAAAACCTCGACGCTACGGTGATCGCGACCGCATTGCCGGACATCGCGAGCACATTCGGGGTGGGCGCGGTGGACGTGAACATCGGCATGAGCGCCTATATGCTCGCCGTGGCGGTGTTTATTCCCATCAGTGGCTGGCTGGCCGACCGCTTGGGTTCGCGGTGGGTTTTCGGTTCGGCCATTGTGCTGTTCAGCGTGTCGTCCCTGATGTGCGGCTGGAGTGACAGCTTGCAGACCTTCGTCGCCGCGCGGGTGTTGCAGGGCATCAGCGGCGCGATGATGGTGCCGGTGGGGCGCCTGGCGGTGCTGCGTACCACCGAGAAAAAAGACCTGGTGCGGGCGATTTCATTCATCACCTGGCCCGGCCTGGTGGCGCCGATACTTGGCCCGCCGGTGGGCGGGTTTATCGTGACCCATGCGTCCTGGCCGTGGATTTTTTACCTCAATTTGCCGCTGGGGCTGCTGGCCTTGATCGCCACGCTGGTGTTGATTCCCAAACGTGAAGAGGTTACTTCCCGCACATTTGATTTCAGTGGTTTCCTGCTGGTGGGCCTCGCCAGTGCCGCGCTGTTGTACGGTGTCGAACTGCTCGGGCAGAGTCGTGGCAGCTTGTTGCAGGGCCTTGTGCTCAGTGGTGCAGGGATGATTCTGGGTGCCTTCGCCTGGCGCCATATGCGCCGGCATGCGCAACCGTTACTGGCGCTGGGTGTGGTGAGCGTACGCACCTTCAGTGTGTGCCTGTGTGGCGGGTCGATTTTCCGGGTGGCCATCAGTACCTTGCCGTTTTTGCTGCCGTTGATGTTTCAACTGGCGTTCGGGCTGTCTGCCTTTGATGCGGGGTTGCTGGTGCTCGCGGTGTTTGCGGGCAACCTGGCGATGAAACCGTTCACCACCTGGGTGATGCAGCGTTGGGGCTTTCGCCCGG
This genomic window from Pseudomonas sp. Bout1 contains:
- a CDS encoding PAS domain S-box protein; amino-acid sequence: MPDTPALRSVLENDRFRLLVDAVIDYAIYMLDPNGIVVSWNSGARRFKGYQEAEILGSHFSCFYTPQDREAGMPERALKAATEEGRFEGEGWRVRKDGTHFWCHVVIDPIRDPDGSLLGFAKITRDLTDHKIAEQTLKQSEQQFRLLVQSVTDYAIYMLDPVGRVSSWNLGAQHIKGYLPLEVIGQHFSLFYTAQDRANGEPQRALEVAAREGRFEKQGWRVRKDGSQFLAHVIIDPIWSDTGEVLGFAKITRDISEVVQAQKELELAREALFQSQKLQAVGQLSGGIAHDFNNLLTVVRGNLELLRKHVGDNPKLSRLVDNAVLGTDRGVSLTQRMLAFARRQELKTEAVYLPQMVTNILGLLCSSVGPKVQVQAHLAPDLPAVHADINQLELALLNLASNARDAMPGGGALAIDAQVREAEGTLRHGQYVCLSIVDEGEGMDPQTLARAADPFFTTKGVGKGTGLGLSMVHGLAEQLGGRLVMQSTIGLGTRAELWLPLATSKVINAPSPVVELAAPAFKTLTILVVDDDSLVLNSTKLLLEDLGHRVIWAASGAVALQCFAQHPGIDLMITDMAMPHMDGAQLAERVRAMLPGLPIILATGYALNLDGPIATLPRLFKPYSQLQLAEVMAQALAQPTVG
- a CDS encoding sugar ABC transporter substrate-binding protein; the encoded protein is MPCTFFSRSRFIWLGAALLLGHAAVSQAAADGDDAVPSLAGKRIAVSMTGTSHYFDIKAFQAQVDEIKRLGGTPITLDAGRNDKNLVTQLQTVVTQKPDAVIQTLGTLSVIDPWLKRISKAGIPLFTIDAPSQYSLNNTTSDNVATGKALADQLIKDAGGKGKILVFNGFYGVPVCAIRYDQLKLALKDHPQLEIIEPELRDVIPNTVQDAYSQVSALLNKYPAGSVSAIWAAWDIPQLGASKALIDAKRTEIKTYGVDGTPEVLELLGQANSPVGAVVAQQPALIGKTAVQNVARYLAGQRDLPKETHVPTLLTTAANLAQVQQLRGD
- a CDS encoding sugar ABC transporter ATP-binding protein gives rise to the protein MAALHLQHLRKRFGATLALDDASLKVERGTIHGLVGENGAGKSTLIKVLAGIHKADSGQVSIDGRPYAALSPRQVDTLGVQFIHQERLLPASFTVGEALFFGHELRRGPFVDRRRQQREAERLLAEYFELQLPAGALVGELNSAERQVLQITRALIRKPKILVFDEPSVALVKREVDQLLRIVKRLRDQGLSILYISHYLQEIDSLCDEVTVLRNGRDVAVVEPRHTSSAQIARLMVNREVQEMYPKARVEPGAPLLQVRSLNLARRYRQIDLELRRGEIVGLTGLVGSGAKDLLKALFGVVRPDSGSIHLEGRLLRLRSPGDAIAQGIALVPEERRSQGISPLLTVLENLTLAGLERFSRWGLLSKRREHSESLRLIEELAIKTPGPQAAVSQLSGGNQQKVALGKWLSRRSAVYLLDEPCVGVDVGAKVEIYRLVGRLVEEGAAVLVLSSDLPELLGICDRILVMHRGQIAGEFQAGETDSDQLLACATGAVQPVLSAPVSREVAHAPA
- a CDS encoding ABC transporter permease; amino-acid sequence: MHLLESAAPGLSQRVWVLLLRRGSVGVFLAILLGFAIAAPNFLSVGNIANVFSQSAILGVLAFGLTCVIIGGGSNVVAGGLDLSLAANLGLCAAVFSRLNNAGLDLWASLLLTLGCGLAVGLLNGLAVVVLRLPPLLATLASMNVLAGLELVLTENTVVSTDSPLLDLLSGATWLAVPALAWVLLVTAFVLTLLIQHTAYGLRLHAVGEYPHAAEAAGVRVPAYVLSSYLLSGLCAAVAALCSAAFFSGSTTGSGDMLLSVVAIAFLGVVFSRRLVASIPGTLLATLLIGFLINGFQLLNLSSFWVNGVQGVLILLVVAASSALNRGEHS
- a CDS encoding ABC transporter permease, producing MSRVSTLQAHGGGWRSLLPLTLPLVFVAIVLVFAWQAPGFLSGGNLKSLVLNNFVLLAIVAIGMTYAVAAGGIDLSVGTALDFASFSFVVLLNAGHGLGVAVAGALAAGLLVGLFNAGLIAGLRISPFLATLGTLFIGTSAQQLLSDGGQPIYIAQGFKPELANFSPLGVPLPLMIVLVLAVVYGLLLARGRLGRELLAHGTQPLLAYYSGLSARRIVTTTVLAAALACGVAGILLSSTVSAYVPLSGNAFLLNAIGAVFIGTTLNRQGRANIPGTLLGVLFINVIANGLLLIGWNFYWQQVATGVLIFVVLAFSFISRRIAQNT
- a CDS encoding urea carboxylase-associated family protein, with product MYKDYPAAYQVSKGAALQVDKAFYDRVRESRDGRTLIEQFEVPIRTGRAWKVPAGHVFRVTTPVGPQVGDFNVWSANDPRERMWAARTRQLQGAHVTTYDRLWSNLPFLRPMVTITDDSLADYGIDEHGGRLHDLLGTRCDPYVNKMLTGEDFHHHCHSNLTRAVLPHGLTEFDVHDVLNIFQCTGLNHDDMYFMKACPAKQGDYLEFFAEIDLLCALSTCPGGDLSLPMWGPDAEDPLKVCRPLGVEIYRLDDALLEGWKQPERAAYNGNHGLLIPKADWEK
- a CDS encoding GntR family transcriptional regulator — protein: MSQAKEPSLSLADQVAIELREDIIGGRLLPGMPLVESELVNAYNASRNTVREALHHLGREGLTSYVRNKGVIVRRLGVDEVRDIFKVRRTLELQAIAASKPLREYQSDLMLDAIEAAQLAQDRENWQAFGTHSLRFHQHIVGLMRSPLLDEFFTHIAAQMRLVFSNAPSEETFQKPWLERDRQIHDLLVDGHKEAAGEALASYLNDSESLLLDILSSIPKP
- a CDS encoding amino acid ABC transporter permease/ATP-binding protein translates to MQFDWHYTLGLLWNGDFWRAVGTVVELSLETWLLGIALGFFLALARQSERRWLRDCAGAYIWFFRSLPLLVLLIFVYNLPQVFPSTSVVLSNPYSAGLIALVLSEAAYIAEIHRGGLLAVVKGQREAGKALGVGYRGVQRLIVVPQALRVALPTLANEYITIVKLTSLVSVISLSEILLVGQQLYTQNFLVMETMLAVAFYYVFIVTVFSWLLRVLENHLDVTRRKPKAIAAAELDQVATGRAPGQAEPGEFALQARAVRKAYGELEVLKGVELNVRWGEVVSIIGPSGSGKTTLIRTMNGLESLDRGEITLQGQPFLRGTQEPQGALGHKVHMRGIVHVGMVFQGFNLFPHKTALENVMLAPVYHAHGGGEELRLLSLALLRKVGMLEHAGKYPHQLSGGQQQRVAIARALAMRPSVMLFDEPTSALDPELVGDVLAVIEELAREGMTMVIVTHEMNFAFKLSDRVVFMEGGEIIQDAAPREMLEQRSERMTKFLKDVQLA
- a CDS encoding ABC transporter substrate-binding protein, producing MQKGLTGKYTIRTLGLAITLACVAPLLSAAEVKGTLKQGELSIGSDLTYPPYTYLEQKTPAGFDPEFMQLMGKQLGLTPRFLDTRFANLILGVNARRFDVVASALYVTPERARQVDFLSYLKTGSSLMVLSAGDFKPQRPEDLCGKRVGSIKGASWVPKLNNVSAQYCIPAGKPAIESREFPTSPEAAQALLAQAVDVQMEDAAVAKITVEKLHGKTVISSSELIYPVVVGLAVRKENPALLQELTTALGQIKQDGSYARLLARYNLAEPNAAEISAALGN